One genomic segment of Arachis duranensis cultivar V14167 chromosome 4, aradu.V14167.gnm2.J7QH, whole genome shotgun sequence includes these proteins:
- the LOC107486946 gene encoding uncharacterized protein LOC107486946 — MSVEILDGATIMSFLQDEEAFSVLVGNRFAYLDADHDGLLSYAEMLKELQSLRVFETHFGVDVEPDPDELARVYESLFIQFDHNLNGTVDLEEFKKETKQMMLAMADGMGFLPVQMVLEEDSLLKKAVERECNKVSA, encoded by the coding sequence ATGAGTGTGGAAATTTTGGATGGTGCCACAATTATGAGCTTCCTTCAAGATGAAGAAGCATTTAGTGTGTTAGTAGGAAACAGGTTTGCTTACCTCGATGCAGACCACGATGGCCTTCTCTCCTATGCAGAGATGCTGAAGGAGTTGCAAAGCCTGAGGGTGTTTGAGACTCACTTTGGTGTTGATGTGGAGCCTGACCCAGATGAGCTTGCTCGCGTGTATGAATCCTTGTTCATACAATTCGACCACAACTTGAATGGGACCGTAGATCTTGAAGAATTCAAGAAGGAAACCAAGCAGATGATGCTTGCCATGGCAGATGGAATGGGATTCTTGCCGGTTCAGATGGTCTTGGAAGAAGATAGCCTCCTGAAGAAAGCTGTTGAAAGGGAGTGCAATAAAGTATCTGCTTAA
- the LOC107486943 gene encoding heat shock 70 kDa protein 4-like, with product MEKECEGGAVGIDLGTTYSCVAVWIQHHNRVEIIHNDQGNKTTPSYVAFTDKQRLIGDAAKNQAAINPTNTVFDAKRMIGRKFSDPNIQKDKLLSPFKVISGVDDQPTIVVQHKGQEKRLCAEEVSAMILMKMRKIAEAYLESPVKNAVITVPAFFNDSQRKATRDAGAIAGLNVMRIINEPTAAAIAYGLDKRSNCVGERNIFVFDLGGGTFDVSLLTIKDKVFEMKATAGNTHLGGEDFDNRMLNYFMQEFNKKNNLDISGNSRALRRLRNACERAKRVLSYNADAFIEIDCLFQGIDFCSSIARTRFEELNMDLFRECIDTVNKCLTDANMDKNCVDDVVLVGGSSRIPKVQQLLQEFFNGKDLCRSINPDEAVAFGAAVQAALLSEGFKNVPNLVLHDVTPLSLGILTRGDLMHVMIPRNTTIPVKMKDVFVTVNDNQTVIRFDVYEGERTRATDNSLLGWFRLSGIPEGPKGHGVMVTFDIDADGILNVTAEDKATGNSNEITISNNTGRMSQKEIARLIQEAKDYEAEDKKFLEKARARNDLDDYVYKIEKALKGMAKGKGIITDAIIKAKSLLYGGRDQHEKDVFEKNRKELEIVFEPMMPRLEN from the exons ATGGAAAAAGAATGTGAGGGAGGTGCGGTGGGAATAGATCTTGGCACAACATATTCTTGTGTTGCAGTGTGGATTCAACACCACAACAGAGTTGAGATCATTCACAACGATCAAGGCAATAAAACAACACCTTCCTATGTTGCTTTCACTGACAAACAAAGGTTGATCGGTGATGCTGCTAAGAACCAAGCTGCAATCAACCCTACCAACACTGTCTTTG ATGCTAAGAGGATGATTGGCAGAAAATTTAGTGACCCCAATATTCAGAAAGACAAACTTCTGTCGCCATTCAAAGTCATTTCCGGTGTTGATGACCAACCAACAATTGTTGTACAGCACAAGGGTCAAGAGAAACGCCTTTGTGCCGAGGAAGTCTCCGCTATGATTCTTATGAAGATGCGCAAGATTGCAGAGGCATATCTAGAGTCACCTGTGAAGAATGCAGTTATTACTGTACCTGCATTCTTCAATGATTCTCAGCGCAAAGCCACCAGAGACGCCGGCGCCATTGCCGGCCTTAATGTTATGAGGATAATCAATGAGCCTACTGCTGCAGCTATTGCTTATGGCCTCGACAAGAGATCAAACTGTGTTGGAGAAAGGAACATTTTTGTCTTTGACCTTGGTGGTGGTACATTTGATGTATCACTACTTACCATCAAAGATAAGGTGTTCGAAATGAAGGCTACAGCTGGAAATACTCATCTGGGTGGAGAAGACTTTGACAACAGAATGTTAAATTACTTTATGCAGGAgttcaacaagaagaacaatcTGGACATAAGTGGAAATTCAAGAGCATTGAGGAGGTTGAGAAATGCATGTGAAAGGGCGAAAAGAGTACTCTCTTACAATGCGGATGCCTTCATCGAAATAGACTGTTTATTTCAAGGCATTGACTTCTGTTCATCAATCGCTCGAACTAGGTTTGAGGAACTCAACATGGACCTCTTTAGAGAGTGCATAGATACTGTAAATAAGTGTCTTACTGATGCAAACATGGACAAGAACTGTGTGGACGATGTTGTCCTTGTTGGTGGCTCATCTAGGATTCCTAAAGTGCAGCAACTATTGCAGGAATTCTTCAATGGAAAGGATCTGTGTAGGAGTATCAACCCTGATGAAGCTGTTGCGTTTGGCGCAGCAGTTCAAGCTGCTTTGTTGAGTGAAGGCTTTAAGAATGTGCCAAATTTGGTGCTGCATGATGTTACTCCGCTGTCACTTGGAATATTAACTAGAGGAGATCTGATGCATGTAATGATTCCTAGGAATACTACTATTCCTGTGAAGATGAAAGACGTATTTGTTACAGTAAATGATAATCAGACCGTTATACGGTTTGATGTTTATGAGGGTGAGAGGACAAGAGCCACTGATAACAGCTTGTTGGGTTGGTTTAGGCTTTCAGGCATACCTGAAGGTCCTAAAGGTCATGGTGTAATGGTAACCTTTGATATTGATGCAGATGGTATCTTAAACGTAACTGCTGAAGATAAAGCAACTGGCAACAGCAATGAGATTACAATAAGCAATAATACAGGACGAATGTCGCAGAAGGAAATTGCGAGATTAATTCAAGAAGCTAAAGATTATGAGGCTGAAGACAAAAAGTTTCTGGAGAAGGCTAGAGCAAGAAATGATTTGGATGATTATGTTTACAAAATTGAAAAAGCTTTAAAAGGTATGGCAAAGGGCAAGGGAATTATCACTGATGCAATTATTAAGGCCAAGAGTTTGCTTTATGGTGGTCGAGATCAGCATGAAAAAGATGTGTTCGAGAAGAATCGCAAGGAGCTTGAGATCGTTTTTGAGCCCATGATGCCAAGATTGGAAAATTAA
- the LOC107486949 gene encoding uncharacterized protein LOC107486949: protein MAMDLSRITVRPFKLADADDMLLWAGDDRVTGNTRLDVCVSKEQAIAFIRDECMAQEFKRSICMDDRSIGIIWVIPWLGEDNFKADLGYALGFKYWGKGIATKAVKIVLSQVFNVLPYLKRLQAFTLVENKASQRVLQKVGFQREGVLRKFFYFKGNFEDFLVHSFLSTDEIPPLD, encoded by the coding sequence ATGGCAATGGACCTCTCAAGAATCACGGTGAGGCCATTCAAGCTAGCCGACGCGGACGACATGTTGTTATGGGCCGGCGACGATAGAGTCACTGGCAATACACGATTGGATGTCTGTGTGTCCAAAGAACAAGCCATAGCATTCATCAGAGATGAATGCATGGCGCAAGAATTCAAAAGATCTATTTGTATGGACGACCGGTCGATTGGGATTATTTGGGTGATTCCATGGCTTGGTGAAGACAACTTCAAGGCTGATTTAGGGTATGCATTAGGGTTCAAGTATTGGGGCAAAGGAATAGCCACAAAAGCAGTGAAGATTGTTTTGTCACAAGTGTTCAATGTGTTACCTTATTTGAAGAGGTTGCAAGCTTTTACCCTTGTGGAGAACAAGGCCTCCCAAAGGGTGTTGCAAAAGGTAGGTTTCCAAAGGGAAGGAGTGCTTAGGAAGTTCTTTTATTTCAAGGGCAACTTTGAGGATTTCTTGGTTCATAGTTTTTTGTCAACAGATGAAATTCCTCCTCTAGATTAG
- the LOC107486948 gene encoding LOW QUALITY PROTEIN: transcription initiation factor TFIID subunit 6-like (The sequence of the model RefSeq protein was modified relative to this genomic sequence to represent the inferred CDS: substituted 1 base at 1 genomic stop codon) yields MSIVGKERIEVIAQSIGITNLSPDVALSLAPDVEYRLRDIMQESIKCMRHSRRTTLTADDVDSALSLRNVEPIYGFASGGPLRFKRALGHRDLFYIEDKDLDLKDVIEAPLPKAPLDTAVTCHWLAIEGVQPAIPENAPVDDISFFILXFIYFYDFLQLYFDKVTELTLTQSESVLFKEALVSLATDSGLHPLVPYFTCFIADEVSHGLSNFSLLFALMRVVKSILQNPHIHIEPYLHQLMPSVVTCLVAKRLGSRLADNHWELRDFTANLVASICKRFGHVYSNLQSRLTKTLVNAFLDPKKALTQHYGAIQGLAALGPNVVRLLLLPNVEPYIRLLEPEMLLEKQRNEVKRHEAWRVYGALLRAAGQCIYDRLKIFPTFPSSLPHAVLKTNARVLMSSSPYKRKASLEPLEEQPPLKKTNTDGEVGVVLTNSSPSHKLGEAGTQASSVDSIIGSSSASEQMKNDTISNAVVRSNKVDTRSWKTSAALAQVWKDELNSGRILVSLFELFGEDILPFIQAPELYMFL; encoded by the exons ATGAGCATAGTAGGGAAGGAGAGAATAGAAGTGATTGCTCAGAGCATCGGAATTACGAACTTGTCCCCCGATGTCGCTCTCTCCCTCGCTCCCGACGTCGAATACCGCCTCCGCGACATCATGCAGGAATCTATCAAGTGCATGCGCCACTCCCGCCGCACCACTTTAACCGCCGACGATGTTGACAGCGCCCTCTCCTTGAGGAACGTCGAG CCTATATATGGATTTGCATCTGGTGGTCCTTTACGTTTCAAGAGAGCTCTCGGACACAGAGATTTGTTCTATATTGAAGATAAGGATCTTGACTTAAAAGAT GTCATTGAAGCTCCTCTACCGAAAGCGCCACTTGATACTGCGGTCACCTGCCACTGGCTTGCAATTGAAGGTGTACAGCCTGCTATCCCGGAAAATGCTCCTGTAGACG ATATCTCGTTTTTCATCTtgtaatttatttacttttatgattTCTTGCAGCTGTATTTTGATAAAGTGACTGAGCTAACTTTGACTCAGTCTGAGTCGGTTCTGTTTAAGGAAGCATTAGTAAGTTTGGCCACTGATTCAGGACTTCATCCATTAGTTCCTTATTTCACATGCTTTATAGCAGATGAG GTTTCTCATGGTTTGAGtaatttttctcttctatttGCCTTGATGCGAGTTGTTAAAAGCATTCTGCAAAATCCTCATATTCATATCGAACCTTAT CTGCACCAGCTGATGCCATCTGTTGTCACCTGCCTTGTGGCCAAAAGGTTGGGTAGTAGATTGGCAGACAACCATTGGGAACTTAGAGACTTTACAGCTAACCTGGTCGCCTCAATTTGCAAAAG GTTTGGTCATGTTTATAGTAATCTACAGTCTAGGTTAACAAAAACATTGGTGAATGCATTCTTGGATCCCAAGAAAGCACTGACACAACACTATGGTGCAATTCAAGGGTTGGCAGCATTAGGGCCCAATGTG gttCGCCTTCTTTTGCTGCCAAATGTTGAACCATATATAAGACTTCTGGAACCAGAGATGCTTCTTGAGAAGCAGAGGAATGAAGTCAAAAGGCATGAAGCATGGCGTGTTTATGGAGCCTTGCTG CGTGCTGCAGGTCAGTGTATTTATGATCGACTGAAAATATTCCCAACTTTCCCGTCTTCTCTTCCTCATGCTGTCTTGAAGACCAATGCAAGAGTTCTTATGTCTTCTTCACCTT atAAACGCAAAGCAAGCCTTGAGCCGTTGGAAGAGCAGCCACCTTTGAAGAAAACTAATACTGATGGTGAGGTTGGTGTGGTTCTGACAAATTCCTCACCGTCTCATAAGCTAGGGGAGGCAGGGACTCAAGCCTCTTCAGTTGATTCAATCATTGGCTCATCATCGGCTTCTGAACAGATGAAAAATGACACAATTTCTAATGCCGTAGTTAGAAGTAACAAGGTTGATACCCGGTCATGGAAAACATCGGCTGCCCTTGCCCAAGTTTGGAAGGATGAGCTGAATTCTGGGCGTATCCTGGTATCATTGTTTGAGTTGTTTGGTGAAGACATTCTTCCCTTCATTCAGGCCCCTGAGTTGTATATGTTCTTGTAA